GAGTGCGGGCCCGAAGGCGGAACTGTGCTAGGCCCACGTCGGTCCGGAAGCTGACCGAGCCCCCCGAAAAGATCCCCTCGCCGTTCGCGAAGGTCGCACCCTCGGGACCTATGCCCTCGACCCGGAATGCGCCTGCAGGAAGCGCGTAGCTGCGACTCCACCAGTGATCCGGGTCACCGTCGCGGCCGATCGCCTCGAGAGGGAGAGCCACTCGCTCCATGACGTCGTCGGCGTGGAGCTTTTCACGAGACGGCAGGGCGAGGAACCGCTCGTGCTCTCGTCGGGCAAGCTCGTGAAACACCGTGGAAGCCCAAACCGGGGCGAGGGTGGACCGCCTCGACTGCAAGACGGTGTCCTGGATTCCGGCGAGGACGAGAACGAGAACAGGAAGCGGAACGCGATCGATAACCCGTTCGCTCCAGCCCGCGATACCGAACCCGAGGAAAAGCAGGAAAACTGCCGACCAAACGATGGAAGCGGTGTCCGCCCGTACGAGCGACGGGAGATAGTCCGTCAGATCCCAGGAGCTCGAGAGCGCTTCGTAGACCGCGCTCGTACCGTCTCGCGCGTTGAGAAACAAGGGCTGCGGAGTTAGTAGAGCCATCGCGCCCGCCAACGCCAAGCTGATTGCCAGGAGAGCAGGTGCCCACCGCGCGAGGCCGCCTCCCGACGAGACGAGCGCGCCGGCGAAGACGGCGAGCAGAGGCAGAGCGGGAAAGAGAAAGCGCGCCGGCGGTGAGTTTCCTCCGGACCAAAGGGGGTGGGCGGCTCCTGGAAGCATGACCGAAAGGAGCACGAGACAGGTCAACCGCGCGATGAACGCGTGACGCCTCCGCAGTGGGGCCAAAGCCGCGAACCCGAGCAGGTAGAAAGGGGAGTTCGGCAGTAGGCCAAACTCCTGATCGAGCAAGAGTCCGGAGACGCCGAGCGGGACGGCACTCAGGAAAACACGCCGACGACCGTAGGATGCGGCGGGGTCGAGGCTGCCGTGCATCGCGAACGAGAACGCGACCAGTGCCCCGAGGCAAAGAAGCGCTCCCAAAAACAACGTTGTTCGGCGAAAGCGAATCCCGAGTGCGCCCCACAGCGTAAGCGCGAGAAGCAGGAACTTCACATGCAGGAAAAGAAGGGAGCCCACGAGAAAGGTAAAGCCCCAGACCGTCCACGGTTTCGGTGGCTCGAGCTCGGTCACGCGGAGTGTGACGAGAGCGACGACGACTGCCGCGGGGAGCTCGGGGTAGGCCGAGACCGCGAGAAAAGCTCCTGGTGCGGTGAAGCCCAGACCGGCCGCAGCGATCAGGGCCGCGGTGCTGTCTCCGGTGAGTCGAAGAGCCAGCCGATGCACGGTGTAGAGAAGAAAGGCGGACAGCAACGCCTCCGTCAGCAGAACGCCCGAAAGCCCGAGCAGGGCAAAGCCGGGAAGCAGCAGAAGGGGGAGGCCGATCCCGTGAACCGAGTAAGGCGTATTCGCCGCCAGATGCGGCCCCATCTTGCCGCGATAGAAGTTTCGAAAGTCCTCCGCGGCATAGTTGTTCTGAACTTTCAGGTCGCCGTCGTGAATGACACTGTAGGCAACGAGCAGATAATGTGGCTCGTCTCCCGACAGGCCGACCTCGTGAGAAATCTTGAGCCCGAGTACGACGTACAGGACGAAGCCGATGACGCCCACCGCCTTCGCCTGAAGCCGAAGACTGCCGACCCAGCGCGATCGACTCAGAGCGACGAGGCCAACGACGACGAGCACCAGATCGAGAAATCGACCCGCCAAGGATGCCAGAACCGGGAAGGCACGGAATACACCGGGAACGAAGATGGCACCCGCGAGCCCAGCCCAGACGAAGGGAGTCACGAAACGCTCCAGACGAAGACGTCCGAGAAACATCCCCATCCCTCCCAAGAGCGCCGCGAGCAGGAGCCAGCCGGGCCCGGGGAGAGAACTGAGCAGCCAGGTTGTGTCCCCGAGGACGGGAACGCGAAGGGTGTCGCGCACGGCAAGGGCGAGGGCGAGACCGATACCCCCAAGAGCCCCCGAGGCGACGGACTTCAAGACGTTCGCATTCGCAGGAAGAACAAAGCGAGAATCGTCTTCGCATCGCGAACGTCGGCGCCTACCTTCAGAGCGAGGGCTTCATCGAGAGGAATCTGCAAGATCTCGAGACTCTCGTCCTCGTCGGGCACAGGGGTCCGACGCTCGAGGTCTGACGCAAAATAAAGGTGCATCTTTTCCTCGAGCACGCCGGGCGAGGGGTAGAACTCGGCGAGCTTCTCCAGATGACCGGGGTAGAATCCGGTCTCCTCCACGAGCTCACGCCGCGCCGTCTCCTCGGGGCTCTCGCCCGGGTCGAGGGTTCCTGCCGGGACTTCGATCAGGGTCTCGGCGACCGCGTGTCGATACTGTCGAACGAACAGGACGTTGCCCTCCGCCGTCACCGCGAGAATCACCGCGGCGCCGGGGTGACGAATGATCTCACGCTCGACCTCTCGTCCCGACGGTTCGAGGACACGGTCGACGCCGACGTCCAACAGGCGGCCGCGATAGATTTGACGCGTGGAAACGACTCGGTGCTCCGCCACGGGGCGATTCTAACATGCGGATTTTTCTGCTACATTCGAGCGTGCCATGGTGATTCTCGCGCTGGTGCTCGCACTATCTCCCCCGGAGCTCGAAGAGAGCGGTCGCGAGCACCTCTACAACATGGACCTCGCCTCGGCCCGCAAGACATTCGCCGAGCTTTCGCGGCTCGCTCCGGACTCACCCGCGGGACCCTACTACGAAGCGACGGCCCTGTGGCTCGAAGAGCTCGCCCGCCGGGGAGGAATGGGAGGAGCCACGTTCCGCTCGGGGCAGTATTGGTCCAAGACCCTTCGTGAAGCGCCCGGCGAGGAGCTCGATCTTAGATTCAACGGGCTCGTGTCCGAGTCGGTGGCGCGCGCGGATCGCCTGCTCGCCAAGGACCCGGACGATGCCGAGGCATTGTTCTTTCGCGGTGCGGTCGAAGGAATCGCGAGCGCCTACGAGGCCGCGATCGAGCACAGCTACTATCGGGCGTTCAAGACCGGCAAGCGCGCCAGAGACTTTCACGATCGACTTCTCGAGCTCGAGCCGAACAACGCTGATGCTTGCCTCCTGCCGGGAGTGTTCGAGTATACGATTGCCACCCTGCCGCGCGGACTGAAGGTCGTCGGCTTCCTGTTTGGGCTTCGCGGCTCCAAGGAGAAAGGCCTCGAGCTCGTCGAACGGGCTCGACGAGACGGGAAGAGGACGCGGTGGGCGGCTCAGCTCTCGCTCTCGGTGATCGAGCAGAAGGAGATGAGGTTCGGCAAATCCCTTGCGTTATTGCGAGAGTTGGAAAAGAGCTTTCCCCGTAATCCTTTTCTCGTCCTGGAACGCGGCAGCGTTCACATGCTCCGCAAGGATTACTCCGCCGCCCGCGCCGCCTTCGAGGCGACCTTGGCCCGAGAGACCAACATGGAGCTCGTCGAGCCGGCATTCGTTCGGCTCAAGCTTGCCGAGAGCCTCCTTTTCGCCAAAAACTACGAGGAGGCGTCAAGACAGCTCGACCTCGCATTTCAGACACCCGACGTTCCCGCCTGGATCAAGGCCCCTCTGTTCCTTCGGCGAGGCATGGTTTCCGACGCACTCGGTGCCAGACGTGCGGCCGAATGGGACTACCGGCGCGCCCGTTCTCTCGACACGGACGAGGTGACCAACCGGCTCGCGGACCGCTACCTGGCAGCTCCTTTTCGCTAGTCAGCAGGCTGATGAAAAAGTACAGCCCAGCCTGCCGAGCGGCATCTCTTACATGCTCGGATTGATCGGGACCGCGTAGTAGCCACGTCGGGTGCGAACGACGAGGTCATCGCGGCCCTTGACACGCAACTCGATCGTTCGCCATGCCCCGTCGCGCTGCTCCCTGGTCGGGACGTAGGCCATACGGTATTGGCTATGCAGCTCGTTCTGAATCTGATCGAAATCCTGATTGAGCTCTCCAATACTGTTGGGGAAGAAGGACGCACCACCGGTTTCCTCGGCGAGCTTCTTGAGAAACCCCTTGTTCACCCCCTGGGAGCCCGACGTTCGCCGCCCCTCGAACCCGACCGAATAGATCGTGACTTCCGAGAACTTCGCTCCCTCGATGGCATCCTGGGAAGACGACACGCTGCCCTGTCCCACGGAGCGTGAGTCGTCTCCATCGGTAAACACCAAAAGGGCCTTCCGGCCCGACGCTTGGGAGACCTTGTCTATCGACAAGAGGATCGAGTCGTAGAGCGCGGTCCAGCCCGAGGGGTAGAGCGATTGAATCGTCGCCACGAGCCTGTCGACATCACCGGAGAAATGTGTGCTGAATCGAATTCGTTCGTTGAAATCCGCGATGATCGCCCGGTCTCCATCCCAGAGCTTGCCGACGAAGTTGGCGGCGGCTTCCTTCACTCCGTCCACGCTCGGCCGAATACTCGTCGAGGCATCGAGAAGTAGCAGGAGAGTCACCGGCGTGACCTCGGCGGTGAAGAACTCGATGTGCTGGAGAGTCCCGTCCTCGAGCACCTCGAAATCGCCCGCCTCGAGGCCAGGAATGAAACGCCCCTTCTTGTCCGTCACCACGACGTTGAGGTTGACCGCCTCGACGGTGGCCCGGAATTGGAACCGCCCCTCCTCCTGCTGGGTCCGCTGCTGTGCGGAAGCCGTGGCGCACCACAAGAGTGCCGATGAGGCGAGAACCCCGGTCAATCTCGAATGTCGTGTACCTGGCGTCATGCATCGTCTCCGCGTGGCCTGAACCGGATGGTTGCCGACGAAACTGCCTCCAGCCCTTCAACGGTCACGCAGCCCATCAATGAGCCGAGTCTGCGCGTAGTCTAGCACAGCGCGCGACGACGCCCTCTCGACTCCCGGTAGCCGGTGTCGAAGAAAGACGGCCCGCGCTGCGCGAATCGCGAAGCTCTTGGGCCGCACGAGATCCACCCTCACAAGGGATCGCCTCTTCGGAGGATCGATCGGGCGTGGTTTGTCGACCGCCTTTATTTTCGCTACACTACGGATCGTGCAGGAACGCTTCTTCACCGTGCAGGAAGCGAACGAGCTCATACCCTTTCTGAGCGAGAAGCTGACCGAGCTTCGAGCGGTTCATCACAAGCTTCGCTTGCTTGGGGCGAACAACCCGGAGTCCCAGGAGGTCGCTCTACGGGGTGGCGTTCCCGTGCCGCCTTTCTATCTCACCTTGCTTACGCGCCTGCAATGCGTCGTTCAGGACATCTGCGCCGAGGGCTGTCACCTGAAAGACATCGAGTCGGGTCTGGTGGATTTCCCCACGATCTGGGAGGGCCGCGAAGTCTACCTCTGCTGGAAATTCGGAGAGGAAGAGGTGGGCCATTGGCACGAGCTCGAGGCGGGCTTCGCCGGACGCCGGTCGCTCGAATGCGAGCCCGAGACCTGATTGCGATTCGCCTATTACGAGAAACTCACCCCAACTCAGAAGAGAATCTACGATGAGAGCGATCGAATCGTGTCGGTACCTCTCTATCGTCCCGCGATCCACCGCGAGCGCAGTGCCAGTCTCGCGTCGGTCCTGGCGACCGGGGATCGGCTCGCGACCGAACGATGGGCCCAGGCTCTTTGCGATGGACTCACCGAAGCCCTGGGAGTGCCGGCGCTCGAAGTAGGCGTGATGGAGCGCCGTCCGTCCTGGCGCACGGGTGAGTTGCACGGCTTGTACGAAGCGCGCTCCCCGGGCGGTTACAAGATCTCCTTGTGGATGCGCACCGCGCGCCGGGCTCAGGTCGTAAAATTCAAGACGTTTCTCCGCACCTTCGCGCACGAGCTATGCCATCACCTCGACTACCATCGATTTCGACTGCGGGACTCGTTTCACACCGCGGGCTTCTACCGCAGAGAGTCGAGTCTCATGCGGCATCTCCTGCCAGACGAGCCCCCACCGAAGAGACCGGCGCCAACGCGGCTTGCGCTAAACTCCAGCCGAGGTATAGAGTAGTGAGTTTGAGCGCCGAACAGGCTGGCTTGGACCGAGCACGGACCGGTCCCGAAGCCGAGGCAAACGACAAATCGGAGGAAACCGAATGAAGAAGTCATTTTTGATTGCCCCTCTAGCACTGACGGTCCTCGCCGCGGCTTGTGGCGGAGGGGGAGGGGCTTCCGAAAGCACGACCACCGCAGCAGCGCCGGCGCCGAAGGCCCCACCGGTCGACGCGGCCACCGCGGGAACGATCAGCGGAAAAGTGGCGTTCGAAGGTGAGCCACCCGCAGGAGAAACGATCCAGATGGCTGCCGACCCCAATTGCGCACGACTCCACTCGGAGCCGGTGAAGACTGAGTTCGTCGTGGTAGGGGAGGGTGGCGGTCTGGCCAATGTCTTCGTTCACATCAAGAGTGGTCTCCAGGGACGGAACTTTCCCCCACCGAGCGAGCCGGTGGTGCTCGACCAGCATGGTTGCACTTACGTGCCTCACGTCATCGGGATCCAGGTCGGCCAGACCCTCCAGATCCTGAACAGCGACGAGACGCTCCACAACATTCACGCGATGCCGAAGAACAACAAGGAGTTCAACATCGGCCAACCGGTCAAGGGACTGAAGACCGACAAGGTATTCGACAACGTCGAGGTCATGATCCCGTTCAAGTGTGACGTGCACAAGTGGATGAACAGCTATGCCGGTGTGGTCGATCACCCCTATTATGCGGTATCGAGCCAGGACGGAAGCTTCTCACTCGCGAACGTCCCCCCGGGAGACTATGTCGTCGAGGCCTGGCACGAGCGGTTCGGGACCAAGGAGATGAACGTCACCGTCACCGAGAAAGGCACGGCCGAAGCGAATTTTTCGTTCACCGCAGAGTAAATCGGGCCAAAAGAGAGTTCTCGCGAGCCCTTGCCCTTCCGGCAAGGGCTCGTTCTTTTTTGCTCAGTACCGCACTTCAAGAAAAACCGCAACAAAGGATCGGAGCCGCAAGGTCGCGAGGGGTTTCTGAGTCTGGTGTACCTTCGATGGCCCCCTTCACGTATTTAGCCTCCGACCTCCGCTGAGGCTACGTCTCGCGCGCTCACGGCTTCGGAAACGAATAGTACGAGGAGTATCCACAGGACGTTCGAGGCACCCAGGTGGAGGAGCTGCATCCAAACGGGCGCCATCAGCTTTACGTTGACCGCGCCCAGGGCGAGTTGCAGGGCGAAGACTCCCACCGCGAGGCGGCCATACCGGTTCGACCCAACCAGCCAGACGGCGACCACAACGACGAAGAAGCCGGCGATGGCTAGGGTGGGATGATAGGAGCGAGCTCTGATCAGGCTCGTGAGCACCGGTGATTCGTCGGGAGAGACTCCCGCCTGGAGCAGCAGCGTGTCTCCGAGCGCGGTCACTGCACCGCTCGCGCCGACGACCAGCACGGCGACGAGCGTCGCGCTCAAGAGCGCAATCCTCGAAGAGCTCTGGGGCAGGGCGCGATTTCCACCGATCCACCAGACGGTCATCGTGATCGCGGCGAGCAGCAAGAATGTGTTCGTCAGGTGAAGGGCCATCATATAGACGCGGGCTTCGGAGTCGTTCGCCCCCACCCACTCGAAACGGACGAGCCCGGCTCCGATGAGCGCCTCGGTGACGACGAAGAACAAAGACCAGCCAACTGCCTGTCGTGCAGGGTGTTTTGGCGGAAAGGCGCGGAAGACGGCTACGACGACACCGAGCACGAACAGGCCCAGGAGCCCGCTCGTGATCCGATGGCCGAGCTCGATGAGGGTGTCTAGACGCGGCTCTCGCGGGATGACCTCACCATTGCAGAGCGGCCAGTGGCTGCCGCACCCGGCGCCAGAGCCGGTGGCGCGTACGAAGGCGCCCCAGAGAATGACGACAACGGTGTAGGCGAGCAGCCACCCGACGACTCGAGGGAGACGGTGAGAACCTGTCAGGACGCGGGGTCGTCCGATCCTCGCCTCCTCCGATACCAGGCGACGGCGATCGAGCCGAAGACGAGATAGGGCATGCTCAACAGAAAGAGAATGCCGCGGTTGAATCCGGCGGCCAGCTCACCGTTCTGCTCGAGCGCGGTTCGGCACATGGCACATTGCGCGAGCGCGCTATCGACGACGACGAGGCAACCCAGGACGAGAAGGAGGGCCACTTTCTTCATTGGAACAACCGATGCGGCAGGATGTTACTACCGCCGTCATAGGCGGGGATTGCGAACATCAGGATGCTCGTCAGGAAGATCCCCACGAGCACGACCAGCATGAGGCCGGCTTTCTCGAAACGGAGGTGCATGTAGAAAAAGATGATGAGGCTCGCCTTGATGGCCGAGCCGACGAGGAGCATCAGCGTCTGCGGCACCTGGGATATCTGGCTCTCTCCGATGAAGATCATCGTGACGGTAACGACGAGGAGCACCACCCAGAGAATCCAGTAGCTCTTGTAGCTCGAAGCATGTTCCGACATAGCGTGGTTCCTCCCTCGCTCAGACGAGGTAAAAGAGCGCAAAGACGAAGACCCAAACGAGGTCGACGAAGTGCCAATACAGCCCGGCGTTCTCGACACCTTGCGCCGAGTACTTTCCCATTGCCGAGCGGATGGCGACGATGAGAAGAATGGTGACTCCGGTCGTCACGTGCATACCGTGGAATCCGGTGATGATGAAAAAGCTCGCGCTGAAGTGAGGCACACCCCAGGGATTGCTGGTGAGCCGCGCTCCCTCGTGAATGAAGTGGCTCCATTCGTAGGCCTGCATTCCCAGGAAGGAGAATCCGCCCAGGATGGTGAGCCACAAGAAGAGCGTCACGTGCTTCTTGTTTCCCGCCATGGCCGCGGCGACGGCGCAGGCCATCGTGGCACTGCTGGTTATGAGCGTGAACGTCATCAAGGTGATGAAGTTCATGTCGAAGGCAAGGGTCTGGTCCGGCCAGGTCGGGCTCTGGGAGCGGATGACTCCATAGGACACCAGAAGCCCGGCAAAGAGCAACGCGTCGGTGACGATGAAGATCCACATCATGAGCTTCTGCCAGCTGACGTCGAAGGGGCTGACCCCACCCGTCCACGGCGAAGCGACTGATGCGGAAGCTCCGGTATCACTCATTGGGTTTCCTCCCTACAGGTAGAACAACACGACGAAAAGATAGAGCCAGAGCACGTCGACGAAATGCCAGTAGGTCGCGGCGAGCTCGGGCGAGCTCGACTCACCCGGCGTCAGGCTCCGCCTCGTCGCCAGGACGAGGACATAGAGGATCACCAAGACTCCCGCGACTAGATGCACTCCATGAACCCCGGTCAGGACGTAGAAGAAGGAGCTGTGCGGATGGCTCGTGAGGTAGACGCCTGAAGTCGCGAGCGCCTTCCAGGCGAACACCTGTCCCGCGAGGAAGATCACGCCGAGCGCGGCGGTTACGAGTAGCCATTTGCGAAACGAGACCGGCCAGAAGCTCACGAAGCGGCGGCGGGCAATCTCCATGCTCACGCTCGAAGCGATGAGCACCAGGCTGTTCGGGTAGAGGATGGGAGGTACGACGAGTGGGACCCAGTCGTCACCCGAGCTTCGCACGAGATAGGCGCTGGTAAAGGCGGCAAACAGCATGGTGACAGAGCCGAGCGCGATCCACAGACCGAGTTTGGCGGTCTCGACCTGCCGGCGCGAAGGCTCTCCCGGGCGTCCGTCGCCGCCGAATCCGGGCTCGAGGACGTCCAGTCCGCCTCCGCCACTCGCGTTCGGTCGTGCCAGAGTTTCCGCCATCTCAGTAAAACGTCTGGTTGAACGCCGCCAGAGCGAGCATCACCGGCAGATAGAACAGCGAAACCGCCAGAAGGCTCCCCGCGAGCCGTCGCTCGGTTCCGTCGCCGAAACGAAAGGCTGCCGAGAGAAACAAAGCCCCGAGTGCCAGAGCCCCCACGAGGTAGACGCGCCCGAGCAAGTCGAGAGCGGGCGGAACGAGGCTCAAGGTGACCAGCGCGAGCGTGGCCGAAACGGTCAGGAGTCGAGCCGCCGATCCCTTGGGGAGAGCCCGATAGCCCACCCGTTCGTAGTCGTCTCGATAGACCGCGGCAATGGCCCAGGTATGGGGGAACTGCCACATGAAAAGGATGCCGAAGAGACAGAAGGCCAGCGTGCCGAGCTCACCTGACGCCGCGCTGAACCCCATGAGCGTGGGCATCGCTCCGGCCACGGCACCAGGAACGGTGGCCCAGGCGGTACGAGGTTTCATCGGCGTGTACAGGAGAACGTAGGTGCCCAGAGCCAGAAGAGCGAGAAGAGCCGTCAGCCACCCGCCGGTCAGGAGCAGGGCGACGACGCCCACGACCGACATGGCGCCGGCCGCCGCCGTGGCTTCGCCGACCGGGATACGGCCGGTGGGCACGGGTCGATTCCTCGTGCGGTCCATTCTCGCGTCCGGTCCGCGCTCCAGCACCTGATTGAACGCGTTCGCACCGGCAACGACGAGAAACGTGCCGAAGGTAAACGCGAGAAGCGAGCCGAGGGCGATCTCCGCCGAAGCGAGCCAGTACCCGACTACGCCGGACACGACCACCATCGCCGATAGACGCAACTTCACGAGCTGGAGATAGTCCCGCACCGACAACGAGAGCCGGGCGATCGACCAGGTCGAGGCCGTCGACGAAAGCATCGATCCTCTTAGCCCCGGGCTTTCACCCGGGCGGGCTGCCACTGGGGCGTGAACTCCCGGTCTTCATCGGGATTGTTGTAATCGTACGGCCAGCGATGTACTTCGGGAATCTCTCCTTCCCAATTGCCATGT
This region of Vicinamibacteria bacterium genomic DNA includes:
- a CDS encoding NUDIX hydrolase produces the protein MAEHRVVSTRQIYRGRLLDVGVDRVLEPSGREVEREIIRHPGAAVILAVTAEGNVLFVRQYRHAVAETLIEVPAGTLDPGESPEETARRELVEETGFYPGHLEKLAEFYPSPGVLEEKMHLYFASDLERRTPVPDEDESLEILQIPLDEALALKVGADVRDAKTILALFFLRMRTS
- a CDS encoding tetratricopeptide repeat protein; translated protein: MVILALVLALSPPELEESGREHLYNMDLASARKTFAELSRLAPDSPAGPYYEATALWLEELARRGGMGGATFRSGQYWSKTLREAPGEELDLRFNGLVSESVARADRLLAKDPDDAEALFFRGAVEGIASAYEAAIEHSYYRAFKTGKRARDFHDRLLELEPNNADACLLPGVFEYTIATLPRGLKVVGFLFGLRGSKEKGLELVERARRDGKRTRWAAQLSLSVIEQKEMRFGKSLALLRELEKSFPRNPFLVLERGSVHMLRKDYSAARAAFEATLARETNMELVEPAFVRLKLAESLLFAKNYEEASRQLDLAFQTPDVPAWIKAPLFLRRGMVSDALGARRAAEWDYRRARSLDTDEVTNRLADRYLAAPFR
- a CDS encoding VWA domain-containing protein, with the protein product MTPGTRHSRLTGVLASSALLWCATASAQQRTQQEEGRFQFRATVEAVNLNVVVTDKKGRFIPGLEAGDFEVLEDGTLQHIEFFTAEVTPVTLLLLLDASTSIRPSVDGVKEAAANFVGKLWDGDRAIIADFNERIRFSTHFSGDVDRLVATIQSLYPSGWTALYDSILLSIDKVSQASGRKALLVFTDGDDSRSVGQGSVSSSQDAIEGAKFSEVTIYSVGFEGRRTSGSQGVNKGFLKKLAEETGGASFFPNSIGELNQDFDQIQNELHSQYRMAYVPTREQRDGAWRTIELRVKGRDDLVVRTRRGYYAVPINPSM
- a CDS encoding DUF2203 domain-containing protein — its product is MQERFFTVQEANELIPFLSEKLTELRAVHHKLRLLGANNPESQEVALRGGVPVPPFYLTLLTRLQCVVQDICAEGCHLKDIESGLVDFPTIWEGREVYLCWKFGEEEVGHWHELEAGFAGRRSLECEPET
- a CDS encoding carboxypeptidase regulatory-like domain-containing protein; this translates as MKKSFLIAPLALTVLAAACGGGGGASESTTTAAAPAPKAPPVDAATAGTISGKVAFEGEPPAGETIQMAADPNCARLHSEPVKTEFVVVGEGGGLANVFVHIKSGLQGRNFPPPSEPVVLDQHGCTYVPHVIGIQVGQTLQILNSDETLHNIHAMPKNNKEFNIGQPVKGLKTDKVFDNVEVMIPFKCDVHKWMNSYAGVVDHPYYAVSSQDGSFSLANVPPGDYVVEAWHERFGTKEMNVTVTEKGTAEANFSFTAE
- a CDS encoding COX15/CtaA family protein; the protein is MQPRHSLSVEHALSRLRLDRRRLVSEEARIGRPRVLTGSHRLPRVVGWLLAYTVVVILWGAFVRATGSGAGCGSHWPLCNGEVIPREPRLDTLIELGHRITSGLLGLFVLGVVVAVFRAFPPKHPARQAVGWSLFFVVTEALIGAGLVRFEWVGANDSEARVYMMALHLTNTFLLLAAITMTVWWIGGNRALPQSSSRIALLSATLVAVLVVGASGAVTALGDTLLLQAGVSPDESPVLTSLIRARSYHPTLAIAGFFVVVVAVWLVGSNRYGRLAVGVFALQLALGAVNVKLMAPVWMQLLHLGASNVLWILLVLFVSEAVSARDVASAEVGG
- a CDS encoding cytochrome C oxidase subunit IV family protein gives rise to the protein MSEHASSYKSYWILWVVLLVVTVTMIFIGESQISQVPQTLMLLVGSAIKASLIIFFYMHLRFEKAGLMLVVLVGIFLTSILMFAIPAYDGGSNILPHRLFQ
- a CDS encoding cytochrome c oxidase subunit 3; translated protein: MSDTGASASVASPWTGGVSPFDVSWQKLMMWIFIVTDALLFAGLLVSYGVIRSQSPTWPDQTLAFDMNFITLMTFTLITSSATMACAVAAAMAGNKKHVTLFLWLTILGGFSFLGMQAYEWSHFIHEGARLTSNPWGVPHFSASFFIITGFHGMHVTTGVTILLIVAIRSAMGKYSAQGVENAGLYWHFVDLVWVFVFALFYLV
- a CDS encoding heme-copper oxidase subunit III, whose translation is MAETLARPNASGGGGLDVLEPGFGGDGRPGEPSRRQVETAKLGLWIALGSVTMLFAAFTSAYLVRSSGDDWVPLVVPPILYPNSLVLIASSVSMEIARRRFVSFWPVSFRKWLLVTAALGVIFLAGQVFAWKALATSGVYLTSHPHSSFFYVLTGVHGVHLVAGVLVILYVLVLATRRSLTPGESSSPELAATYWHFVDVLWLYLFVVLFYL
- the cyoE gene encoding heme o synthase; its protein translation is MLSSTASTWSIARLSLSVRDYLQLVKLRLSAMVVVSGVVGYWLASAEIALGSLLAFTFGTFLVVAGANAFNQVLERGPDARMDRTRNRPVPTGRIPVGEATAAAGAMSVVGVVALLLTGGWLTALLALLALGTYVLLYTPMKPRTAWATVPGAVAGAMPTLMGFSAASGELGTLAFCLFGILFMWQFPHTWAIAAVYRDDYERVGYRALPKGSAARLLTVSATLALVTLSLVPPALDLLGRVYLVGALALGALFLSAAFRFGDGTERRLAGSLLAVSLFYLPVMLALAAFNQTFY